One part of the Populus alba chromosome 18, ASM523922v2, whole genome shotgun sequence genome encodes these proteins:
- the LOC118051056 gene encoding indole-3-pyruvate monooxygenase YUCCA6, which produces MDCLRELEGKHAHDPLLEKIMNKSSRVFVPGPVIVGAGPSGLAVAACLKDKGVLSMVLERSSCIASLWQLKTYDRLRLHLPKQFCELPLMGFPTEFPTYPTKQQFLHYLESYAQMFEIGPRFNETVSHAEYDKVIGFWRVKTVGKKLEETEYVCRWLVVATGENAEAVVPEIHGMEDFGGDIKHTSYYRSGEEFTGKKVLVVGCGNSGMEVCLDLCNHSAKPSLVVRNTVHVLPREILGQSTFGLSMWLLKWLPVRLVDRFLLIVSRLMLGDTARFGLDRPELGPLEHKNLTGKTPVLDVGTLAKIKSGDIKICPEIKKLKRHTVEFIEGKTENFDAIILATGYKSIVPSWLKEGDMFSEKDGFPRKPFPNGWKGECGLYAVGFTKRGILGASVDAIRIAEDIERCRNEESCTV; this is translated from the exons ATGGACTGCTTGAGAGAATTAGAAGGCAAACATGCTCATGATCCTCtacttgaaaaaattatgaataaatctTCACGTGTATTTGTCCCTGGTCCAGTTATTGTTGGTGCTGGTCCTTCAGGCCTAGCCGTGGCAGCTTGTCTCAAGGACAAAGGTGTCTTAAGTATGGTACTGGAGAGATCTAGTTGCATAGCATCTTTGTGGCAGCTGAAGACTTATGACCGCCTACGCCTTCACTTACCAAAACAATTCTGTGAGCTTCCTCTCATGGGGTTCCCTACTGAATTTCCAACTTACCCTACTAAGCAACAATTTCTTCATTATTTAGAGTCATATGCACAAATGTTTGAGATTGGTCCCCGGTTCAATGAGACTGTGTCACATGCCGAATATGATAAAGTTATTGGGTTTTGGCGCGTGAAGACTGTAGGGAAGAAGCTAGAGGAGACCGAGTATGTGTGCCGCTGGTTGGTGGTGGCGACCGGAGAGAATGCGGAGGCGGTGGTGCCAGAGATTCATGGAATGGAAGATTTTGGAGGGGATATAAAGCATACAAGTTATTACAGAAGTGGAGAAGAGTTTACAGGGAAAAAGGTTTTGGTGGTGGGGTGTGGAAACTCCGGAATGGAAGTTTGTTTGGATCTATGCAATCATAGTGCTAAGCCTTCACTTGTTGTTAGAAATACA GTGCATGTTCTACCTCGAGAGATACTGGGCCAATCAACTTTCGGGTTGTCCATGTGGTTGCTCAAGTGGCTGCCTGTGCGCCTTGTCGATCGGTTCCTGCTGATAGTGTCGAGGCTAATGCTCGGTGATACGGCACGATTTGGATTGGACCGGCCGGAATTAGGTCCCCTTGAACACAAAAACTTGACCGGGAAGACCCCAGTATTGGATGTTGGGACACTAGCCAAGATCAAAAGTGGAGACATTAAG ATATGTCCAGAAATTAAGAAGCTAAAACGTCATACGGTAGAGTTTATTGAAGGGAAAACGGAGAATTTTGATGCTATTATCCTAGCGACAGGCTACAAAAGTATTGTGCCATCTTGGCTAaag gAAGGAGATATGTTCTCGGAGAAAGATGGATTTCCTAGAAAACCATTTCCAAATGGATGGAAAGGGGAGTGTGGGCTATATGCAGTGGGGTTCACCAAACGTGGAATATTAGGAGCCTCAGTGGATGCTATAAGAATAGCTGAAGACATTGAACGATGCAGAAACGAAGAAAGCTGCACCGTGTGA
- the LOC118051058 gene encoding BURP domain protein RD22 → MEFLVPRVLAFLAFALVVSHAALPPELYWKNVLPNTPMPKSVRDLLHPDLVEDKSTSVAVGKGGVNVDAGKGKPGGTAVNVGKGGVNVGAGKGKPGGTAVNVGKGGVNVNSGKGKPGGGTHVSVGGKGVGVNTGKPGKGTRVGVGKGGVSVGTGHKGKPVIVAVHPGPSPFLYKYAATETQLHHDPTVALFFLEKDMHPGKMMNLQFTENTNTATFLPRQVADSIPFSSNKLPEIYSEFSVKPGSTEAEVMKETIKECENPGIEGEEKECATSLESMIDFSTSKLGKNVQAISTEVENQTRMQKYTIKTGVKKMAGDKSVVCHKQNYAYAVFYCHATQTTRAYTVPLEGADGTNAKAVAVCHTDTSSWNPKHLAFQVLNVKPGTVPVCHFLPQDHVVWFPN, encoded by the exons ATGGAGTTCCTTGTCCCACGCGTTCTTGCTTTCCTCGCT TTTGCACTTGTGGTAAGCCATGCGGCCTTGCCACCTGAACTTTACTGGAAAAATGTGCTGCCCAACACTCCCATGCCAAAATCTGTCAGAGATCTTCTACACCCAG ACTTGGTGGAGGACAAGAGCACTTCTGTTGCTGTAGGGAAGGGAGGTGTAAATGTTGATGCAGGAAAAGGAAAGCCTGGAGGAACTGCTGTCAATGTAGGAAAGGGTGGTGTAAATGTTGGTGCAGGAAAAGGAAAGCCTGGAGGAACTGCTGTCAATGTAGGAAAGGGTGGGGTGAATGTAAACTCTGGGAAAGGAAAGCCAGGCGGCGGCACCCATGTCAGCGTGGGAGGCAAAGGTGTTGGTGTTAACACCGGAAAGCCTGGGAAGGGAACCCGAGTTGGTGTTGGCAAAGGCGGAGTGTCGGTGGGCACAGGACACAAGGGCAAGCCCGTAATTGTTGCGGTACACCCCGGGCCAAGCCCATTCCTATACAAATATGCGGCAACCGAGACTCAACTACACCATGACCCAACAGTAGCCCTTTTTTTCTTGGAGAAAGACATGCATCCAGGAAAAATGATGAACTTGCAGTTCACTGAAAACACTAACACAGCAACTTTCTTACCTCGCCAGGTTGCTGATTCAATACCCTTTTCATCTAACAAGTTGCCAGAAATCTACAGTGAGTTTTCAGTGAAACCTGGATCAACAGAAGCTGAGGTAATGAAGGAAACAATCAAGGAATGTGAAAACCCTGGAATTGAAGGAGAGGAGAAAGAGTGCGCAACTTCACTGGAGTCAATGATCGACTTCAGCACTTCCAAACTAGGAAAGAATGTTCAGGCAATCTCCACAGAAGTGGAAAACCAAACCCGGATGCAAAAGTATACAATTAAGACCGGAGTAAAGAAGATGGCAGGAGACAAATCTGTAGTGTGCCACAAGCAGAACTATGCTTACGCCGTCTTTTACTGCCATGCAACACAAACCACGAGAGCTTACACGGTTCCATTGGAGGGTGCTGATGGAACAAATGCTAAAGCTGTAGCAGTGTGCCACACAGATACATCTTCATGGAACCCAAAGCATTTGGCTTTCCAGGTGCTCAATGTTAAGCCAGGAACCGTACCAGTCTGCCATTTCCTTCCTCAGGATCATGTTGTGTGGTTTCCCAACTAG